Proteins encoded by one window of Streptomyces sp. NBC_01571:
- a CDS encoding M55 family metallopeptidase: MKILISADMEGATGVTWPADVLPGTPQWERCRSMFTSDVNAAVLGFLDGGADEVLINEAHWSMRNLLLERLDERAEMLTGRHKSLSMVEGVQHGDVDGIAFVGYHTGAGMEGVLAHTYLANSITGVWVNGVRASEGLLNSHVVAEYGVPVVLVTGDDLACEDALGYAPEALKVAVKDHVSRYAAVCRTPSRTAADIRAAAKEAAALAVRHEPVVGGPFTVALEFDAEHLSMAATVVPGVERTGERRVAYTSDTMYEGIRTFKAVTTIVSAAVEEQYG; encoded by the coding sequence GTGAAGATCCTCATCAGCGCCGACATGGAGGGCGCCACCGGGGTGACCTGGCCTGCCGACGTGCTGCCGGGGACGCCGCAATGGGAGCGCTGCCGCTCGATGTTCACCTCGGACGTGAACGCCGCCGTGCTCGGCTTCCTCGACGGTGGTGCGGACGAGGTGCTGATCAACGAGGCGCACTGGTCCATGCGGAATCTGCTGCTCGAACGACTGGACGAGAGAGCCGAGATGCTCACCGGCCGGCACAAGTCGCTGTCCATGGTGGAGGGCGTGCAGCACGGCGACGTGGACGGGATCGCCTTCGTCGGCTACCACACGGGCGCCGGCATGGAAGGCGTCCTCGCGCACACCTACCTCGCGAACTCGATCACCGGAGTGTGGGTGAACGGCGTACGGGCCAGCGAGGGACTGCTCAACTCGCACGTCGTCGCCGAGTACGGCGTACCCGTCGTCCTCGTCACGGGCGACGACCTGGCCTGCGAGGACGCGCTCGGATACGCGCCGGAGGCGCTCAAGGTCGCCGTCAAGGACCATGTGTCGCGGTACGCGGCGGTGTGCCGTACGCCGTCCCGGACCGCCGCCGACATCCGGGCCGCCGCCAAGGAGGCGGCAGCGCTGGCCGTACGGCACGAACCGGTGGTGGGCGGCCCGTTCACGGTGGCGCTCGAGTTCGACGCGGAGCACCTGTCGATGGCGGCCACCGTCGTGCCGGGCGTGGAACGCACCGGAGAGCGCAGAGTGGCCTACACC